A region from the Salminus brasiliensis chromosome 22, fSalBra1.hap2, whole genome shotgun sequence genome encodes:
- the mrpl58 gene encoding large ribosomal subunit protein mL62, whose amino-acid sequence MAAPIVACSCLRFSRSVGFISNRSELLAPLFTRFTHDSVFRHLSTSQHRTTKHSDIPGDQPPVIPLDKLKISYSRSSGAGGQHVNKVSTKAEVRFHVQTAAWIPEDVRNEIILKNKTRINKAGELIVTSEFSRSQQRNLEDCLQKISEMITVASQRPPEPSEDDIALRAQRLKKINLSRLKQKKMQSITKRGRQVDFD is encoded by the exons ATGGCGGCTCCCATAGTAGCGTGCAGCTGTTTACGTTTCTCCCGGTCTGTAGGTTTTATATCTAACAGGAGTGAACTGTTAGCACCACTTTTCACCAGATTCACACACGACAGTGTATTTCGACATCTAAGCACTAGCCAGCATCGCACGACAAAGCACTCCGATATTCCG GGTGATCAGCCTCCTGTCATCCCACTTG ACAAACTGAAAATAAGCTACAGCCGGAGCAGTGGAGCAGGCGGTCAACATGTAAATAAAG TCAGCACAAAGGCAGAGGTCCGGTTTCACGTTCAAACAGCAGCATGGATTCCTGAGGACGTCCGAAATGAGATTATCCTGAAG AATAAAACTCGAATAAACAAAGCTGGAGAATTAATCGTCACTTCAGAGTTTAGCAGAAGTCAACAGAGGAACCTGGAAGATTGTCTACAAAAAATCTCGGAGATGATCACAGTGGCCAGTCAACGGCCTCCTGAGCCTTCAGAAGATGATATTGCCCTCAGGGCTCAAAG gCTTAAGAAAATAAATTTATCAAGACTCAAACAGAAGAAGATGCAATCCATAACAAAGCGAGGACGACAAGTGGATTTTGACTGA
- the LOC140543902 gene encoding uncharacterized protein has translation MMDASLKDEPSGGAVPSCDAPPAANDSTASTSSVLTAAHQVEQAKESTPVLLYPISINSAVSLSPVFRDNKSSHVGGREEARKAGGPRGYTEAVSTSSEFTHRAIVHLIEAMHRCWDVYGSRERSRLFQSVQSELENLGHSLPVEKIRRKWNNLIVTYKRVKERSRLGGGRAKTSWEYFEMMDKVLGKAKIDQRGPASATLVGFATTAKAAVRSEERQSHSVPVAAVATPCLLPNGLFTTPPQIPTLVTSPLLCNIPPNPKPNPNPSLNPSLNPSPSPARSSDSPMPSVSPKPASRVVRQPLKRRLRHLQLSSVASRMAQQQQGQAGERTALLRGFLTGQEERARLEDQRMRKKDARERRQERTLNSMSEALGRMATALELISSKQDTIIALLQRLADKH, from the exons ATGATGGACGCCTCGCTGAAAGACGAGCCGTCTGGAGGTGCTGTGCCGTCCTGTGATGCCCCTCCAGCTGCAAACGACTCGACTGCAAGCACGTCTTCAGTCCTCACAGCAGCTCATCAGGTCGAGCAAGCAAAGGAGTCCACTCCTGTTTTACTCT ACCCCATCAGCATAAACAGTGCTGTGTCTCTGTCACCTGTATTTAGAGACAACAAGAGCTCCCATG TTGGTGGCAGGGAAGAAGCAAGGAAGGCTGGTGGGCCTCGGGGCTACACTGAAGCCGTCTCCACCTCGTCTGAGTTTACCCACCGCGCTATTGTGCACCTCATTGAAGCCATGCACCGTTGCTGGGATGTGTATGGCTCCCGGGAACGTTCCCGTCTCTTCCAGAGTGTCCAGAGCGAGCTAGAGAACCTTGGCCACTCGTTGCCTGTGGAGAAAATCCGGCGAAAGTGGAACAACCTCATTGTCACGTACAAGAGAGTGAAAGAGCGCAGCAGGCTAGGAGGAGGCAGAGCCAAGACCTCATGGGAGTACTTTGAG ATGATGGACAAAGTACTAGGAAAAGCAAAGATAGACCAGAGAGGTCCTGCTTCAGCTACTCTTGTTGGCTTCGCCACCACAGCCAAAGCAGCAGTGAGGTCAGAGGAGCGCCAGTCCCACAGTGTACCAGTGGCTGCTGTGGCCACCCCATGTCTGCTTCCCAATGGCCTCTTCACCACGCCACCTCAGATTCCCACACTGGTGACCTCCCCACTGCTGTGTAACATTCCTCCTAACCCAaaaccaaacccaaacccaagcTTAAACCCAAGCTTAAATCCAAGCCCAAGTCCTGCCCGCAGCTCTGACAGCCCCATGCCCTCCGTTTCCCCCAAGCCTGCCTCCAGGGTTGTGCGGCAGCCCCTGAAACGGAGATTACGACATCTTCAGCTCAGCTCGGTGGCCTCTCGCAtggcccagcagcagcagggccaAGCCGGGGAGCGCACAGCTCTGCTCCGTGGTTTCCTGACCGGCCAGGAAGAGAGAGCTCGGCTTGAGGATCAGCGCATGCGTAAGAAAGATGCACGGGAGAGACGCCAGGAAAGGACACTGAACAGTATGTCTGAAGCACTGGGACGAATGGCAACAGCCCTTGAGTTAATCTCCTCCAAACAAGACACCATCATTGCCCTGCTCCAGAGACTTGCTGATAAGCACTAG